One Pantoea eucalypti genomic region harbors:
- a CDS encoding DUF4225 domain-containing protein — MDNYWDTKRLSNYFLTMANLEANHLVNIATSLSQFHLKDALVKLKFQEEVREFARLQIHTIRTSNSDDQCQECIQNLKQESQHLKIQDRMLRTGEAVVSSSVQFYHDHEKVIGYVINGIGVVLSGLQIVAGVGLIVGSVTTGNILGVVAGSTLVMNGVGSGIESIGKLSGVPHPSNPIRDKYEDVADFFGFDKRLGLLAYQVVDLTTSYYGIFKLTLKPEAWRLYKYLPTDYYRKVQVMSKPALALKGAGAAYKGAGVGLNLYQMQNSPAQN; from the coding sequence ATGGACAACTACTGGGACACAAAAAGACTCTCAAACTACTTTCTGACGATGGCAAATCTTGAAGCTAATCATTTAGTTAACATAGCTACTTCACTTTCTCAATTTCACCTCAAGGATGCTCTTGTAAAACTGAAATTCCAGGAGGAGGTGCGCGAGTTCGCTCGTTTACAGATCCATACCATTCGTACTTCAAATTCTGACGATCAGTGTCAGGAGTGCATTCAGAATCTTAAGCAGGAAAGTCAGCATCTCAAGATTCAGGACAGAATGCTTAGGACCGGTGAAGCTGTCGTATCGTCTTCCGTGCAGTTTTATCATGACCATGAAAAGGTCATTGGATATGTCATCAATGGGATCGGCGTGGTGTTAAGTGGCTTGCAAATCGTGGCTGGTGTCGGTCTGATTGTAGGTTCTGTCACTACAGGTAATATTTTAGGTGTTGTAGCGGGTTCGACCCTGGTGATGAATGGAGTGGGATCAGGGATTGAGAGCATAGGAAAACTCAGCGGTGTGCCTCACCCATCGAACCCAATAAGAGATAAATATGAAGATGTTGCAGATTTTTTTGGTTTTGATAAGCGACTCGGCTTGTTAGCCTATCAGGTAGTTGATTTGACAACATCATACTATGGCATTTTCAAACTGACTTTAAAGCCAGAAGCATGGCGGCTATACAAATATCTGCCAACAGACTATTACCGCAAGGTTCAGGTTATGAGTAAACCAGCACTTGCCTTAAAAGGCGCTGGAGCAGCCTATAAGGGGGCTGGAGTAGGTTTGAACCTATACCAAATGCAAAATAGCCCTGCACAAAACTAA
- the tssB gene encoding type VI secretion system contractile sheath small subunit gives MSETQSKLGKARPPRVHITYDVEVGGAETQKELPLVIGVMGEFSDEKKPLRERRFVQIDKDNFNEVMQGMKPEIEMLVDNELNNDDGKLSVALRFNSIEDFAPENIALQVEPLKKLLELREQLSDLRNRTASNDRLKEQLAELLANQPSETKVDNVGEEAE, from the coding sequence ATGTCAGAAACCCAAAGTAAACTGGGCAAGGCCCGGCCGCCACGCGTGCATATTACCTATGACGTTGAAGTTGGTGGCGCGGAAACCCAGAAAGAGTTGCCACTGGTTATTGGTGTGATGGGCGAATTTTCGGATGAAAAAAAGCCCCTTCGTGAGCGACGCTTTGTTCAGATTGATAAAGACAATTTTAATGAAGTGATGCAGGGCATGAAGCCTGAAATCGAAATGCTGGTTGATAATGAACTGAATAATGACGATGGAAAGCTGTCGGTCGCACTGCGTTTCAATTCTATTGAGGATTTCGCTCCTGAAAATATAGCTCTACAGGTGGAGCCTCTGAAAAAACTACTTGAGCTGCGGGAGCAACTGAGTGATTTACGCAACCGTACAGCCAGTAATGATCGCCTGAAAGAACAACTGGCGGAACTGCTGGCCAATCAGCCTTCAGAAACGAAAGTTGATAATGTGGGAGAAGAGGCAGAATGA
- the tssC gene encoding type VI secretion system contractile sheath large subunit encodes MSAEEMQAAVTEAVSADYLDQIIDNTQAIRRESDRSKLRSQLDSFLSEVATGAVVVSNDLVGSIEERITVIDALLSAQISKIMQAPAFQKMESSWRGLQKLVQSSVTENTKVRVLNCTKKELIRDFKSASDFDQSVLFKSVYESEYGTFGGEPYSAFVGDFEFDAMPEDLYLLEQISHVAAAAHAPFLTAADAGMFGMNNFQEMPRPRDLGKLFDTSDYIRWRSFRQSDDARYVGLTLPRVIGRLPYGAKTTPVEMFNFEEKIDESREGASYLWINAAYELAGRMISAFEDHGWCAAIRGVEGGGLVKSMPVYNYISHTGEKVLQCPTEVAISDRREKELADLGFIPLVYCKGTDYAAFFAVQSANKPRKYDSNLANANARLSNQLQYIMTTSRFAHYLKSIVRDKVGSFMSRTECQNFLQNWINQYVVGSDNVGLHIKASHPLREARIEVVDVPGCPGSYRAVAYLRPHFQLEGLTMSLRLVAELPASAG; translated from the coding sequence ATGAGTGCTGAGGAAATGCAGGCTGCAGTCACAGAGGCGGTCAGTGCCGATTACCTTGATCAGATAATTGACAATACCCAGGCTATCAGGCGTGAGTCTGATCGCAGCAAGCTGAGGTCTCAGCTTGACAGTTTCCTCAGTGAGGTGGCAACAGGCGCTGTTGTTGTAAGTAATGACCTGGTGGGTAGCATTGAGGAGCGCATCACAGTCATTGATGCCCTTCTTTCGGCGCAGATCAGCAAAATCATGCAGGCGCCAGCGTTTCAGAAAATGGAATCTTCGTGGCGGGGTCTGCAGAAGCTGGTTCAGAGCAGCGTTACGGAAAACACGAAAGTCCGGGTGTTGAATTGTACCAAAAAAGAGCTGATCCGCGATTTTAAATCTGCCTCTGATTTTGACCAGTCAGTCCTGTTCAAAAGCGTCTATGAGAGCGAATACGGCACTTTTGGTGGAGAGCCGTACTCCGCATTTGTGGGCGATTTTGAATTCGACGCCATGCCGGAAGATTTATATCTGCTGGAGCAGATTTCTCATGTTGCGGCGGCGGCTCACGCCCCTTTCCTCACGGCAGCGGATGCCGGCATGTTTGGTATGAATAACTTTCAGGAGATGCCGCGTCCCCGGGATCTCGGCAAGCTTTTTGACACGTCAGACTATATCCGCTGGCGTTCTTTCCGACAGAGCGACGACGCCCGCTACGTTGGACTCACACTTCCCCGGGTTATAGGTCGCCTGCCTTATGGTGCCAAAACAACACCAGTAGAGATGTTCAATTTCGAAGAGAAAATCGACGAGAGCCGTGAGGGAGCCAGCTATCTGTGGATCAATGCCGCCTATGAACTGGCCGGCCGAATGATTTCTGCTTTTGAAGATCATGGATGGTGTGCGGCTATTCGCGGTGTTGAAGGTGGTGGTCTGGTGAAGTCGATGCCGGTGTATAACTACATTTCGCATACCGGCGAGAAGGTATTGCAGTGTCCAACGGAAGTGGCTATCTCCGACCGCCGTGAAAAAGAGTTAGCAGACCTCGGGTTCATTCCTCTGGTGTACTGCAAAGGAACGGATTATGCCGCCTTTTTCGCTGTGCAGTCGGCAAATAAACCGCGGAAATATGACTCCAACCTTGCAAACGCGAATGCGCGGTTATCAAACCAGCTGCAGTACATTATGACCACATCAAGGTTTGCTCATTACCTTAAATCGATTGTGCGGGATAAAGTCGGCAGTTTTATGTCCAGAACAGAATGTCAGAACTTCCTGCAAAACTGGATTAATCAATATGTGGTGGGCTCTGACAATGTCGGCCTGCATATTAAGGCCAGCCATCCGCTGCGCGAAGCCCGGATTGAGGTAGTGGATGTCCCGGGATGTCCCGGAAGCTATCGTGCCGTGGCCTATCTGAGGCCTCACTTCCAGCTTGAGGGACTGACGATGTCGCTTCGGCTTGTAGCTGAATTACCTGCATCGGCAGGCTGA
- the tssF gene encoding type VI secretion system baseplate subunit TssF, whose protein sequence is MLSKKLLSYYQNELSYLRKYGKRFSRHFPKVARRLGMSDGLSEDPHVERIIESFALVTAQIQQRLDEDMPEVTEALLTVLAPQFLRPYPSVCIVQMQPDKRISGLTTGCEVEAGTMLYTRQSEEHVCHFRTLYPVIMEPMTLEETSLRFDNSTLRWQLELRLQVWPGAILNSPSLRFYLNGSSLAVNILYTLINDEIEAFSLVCGEKHYLLSESDIQVVGFNRAESILECDPRISPVYALLQDYFYFPQKFHFIDFSLPAGLTVTSNEVMLFRLRFRQCAMVAMLDKIACSVDRHFFRLHCTPAVNLFPMRAEPLVPHDDTAEYPVRPDIRHGDAIGIWSVNRVCATHKTGNEISTRDIAPLFGLSHSVTGGEQGTYWQCMQRETVDESGPANRLFIAFSDRGEKPLTPKNDLINIELTCYDRDIPSSIRNGNPEGDFESDLAVAGVTITALTRPTRTVSQQVKQASRWRLISHLSLNHMLISGDNGVQVLKETFALYNINDNPAIQQLIGLIKHVVVTPVTARLVSNDPLSMARGVEICVTFQSSAAEEPEYFLFCRFIEHFLSLYAPVNSFSQVVTCIEFHQESRRVWPVRSGRLSWI, encoded by the coding sequence ATGCTGTCAAAGAAGTTGCTTTCTTATTATCAGAATGAGTTGAGCTATCTCAGAAAATACGGAAAACGGTTTTCCCGTCATTTTCCGAAGGTTGCCCGACGTCTTGGCATGTCAGATGGACTGTCCGAGGATCCGCACGTTGAGCGGATCATCGAGTCTTTTGCACTTGTTACTGCGCAAATTCAGCAGCGTCTGGATGAGGATATGCCTGAAGTAACCGAAGCTCTGCTGACCGTTCTGGCTCCTCAGTTTCTCCGGCCGTACCCGTCGGTATGTATTGTACAGATGCAGCCTGACAAAAGAATCAGCGGACTGACCACTGGCTGTGAGGTTGAGGCCGGGACAATGCTCTATACCCGACAATCAGAGGAGCATGTCTGCCATTTCAGGACGCTTTACCCGGTCATTATGGAGCCCATGACGCTTGAGGAAACAAGTCTCAGGTTTGATAACAGCACTCTGCGCTGGCAACTGGAATTACGGCTTCAGGTCTGGCCGGGAGCAATCCTGAATTCACCCTCACTGCGCTTTTATCTTAATGGCAGCAGTCTGGCAGTGAATATACTTTACACACTGATAAATGATGAGATTGAAGCCTTTTCACTGGTTTGCGGAGAAAAGCATTATTTACTTTCTGAATCTGATATTCAGGTCGTGGGATTTAACCGTGCAGAGAGTATTCTCGAATGCGATCCCCGTATATCACCGGTCTATGCTCTGCTTCAGGATTATTTTTATTTCCCTCAGAAGTTCCATTTTATTGATTTCAGCCTGCCCGCAGGACTCACTGTGACATCGAATGAGGTCATGTTGTTCAGGCTGCGTTTTCGCCAGTGCGCGATGGTTGCAATGCTGGATAAAATTGCTTGCTCGGTTGACCGACATTTTTTCCGGCTGCACTGTACGCCGGCAGTAAACCTTTTTCCAATGCGCGCTGAACCTCTGGTTCCGCACGATGATACTGCGGAATATCCTGTGAGACCCGATATCCGTCATGGTGATGCTATAGGAATATGGTCAGTGAACCGCGTTTGTGCCACGCACAAAACGGGTAATGAAATCAGCACAAGGGATATCGCGCCGCTGTTTGGTCTGTCGCATTCCGTTACAGGGGGAGAGCAGGGGACATACTGGCAGTGTATGCAGCGTGAAACCGTTGATGAAAGTGGCCCTGCAAACCGCCTGTTTATTGCTTTTTCCGACCGCGGTGAAAAGCCTCTGACGCCGAAGAATGACTTGATTAATATAGAACTGACCTGCTATGACCGGGATATACCCTCCAGCATACGCAATGGTAATCCTGAAGGGGATTTCGAGTCGGATCTGGCAGTAGCGGGAGTGACCATTACGGCACTCACGCGGCCCACGCGAACCGTCTCTCAGCAGGTAAAACAGGCTTCACGCTGGCGGCTCATCTCGCATTTATCCCTCAATCATATGCTCATCAGCGGCGATAACGGGGTTCAGGTCCTTAAAGAAACATTTGCGCTATATAACATTAATGATAATCCCGCTATTCAGCAGCTGATCGGATTAATCAAACATGTCGTTGTAACACCTGTGACCGCTCGTCTGGTGAGCAACGATCCCCTGTCAATGGCGCGTGGGGTTGAGATCTGTGTGACTTTCCAAAGTTCCGCCGCAGAAGAACCTGAGTATTTTCTATTCTGTCGTTTTATTGAGCACTTTCTTTCGCTTTATGCACCAGTAAACAGCTTTTCACAGGTCGTAACCTGCATCGAATTTCATCAGGAAAGCCGGCGAGTGTGGCCTGTGCGGAGCGGGAGGCTGTCGTGGATTTAA
- a CDS encoding Hcp family type VI secretion system effector: protein MSSASNLFMQIDGVKGIVTDKQYKQWIAIGHASMGVHSQASIDNGSGQLNSSGVHFEDISIAKALDATSTQLVDMVAQGTNVKKVIIALNVKTDNKDNEICRWEFENCIFTSHNISLHNSNGIPDEQLAMVFGSVKFQTSMITSEGSTSKQGPVGWNQVTNTKL, encoded by the coding sequence ATGTCCAGTGCAAGTAATCTATTTATGCAAATCGACGGTGTAAAAGGAATTGTAACTGATAAACAGTATAAACAGTGGATTGCTATCGGTCATGCATCAATGGGCGTGCATAGCCAGGCCAGTATTGATAATGGCAGTGGGCAACTGAATAGCAGCGGCGTGCATTTTGAAGATATTTCTATTGCGAAGGCGCTGGATGCCACATCAACCCAACTGGTTGATATGGTTGCGCAGGGAACCAACGTTAAAAAAGTGATTATTGCGCTGAACGTCAAAACTGACAATAAAGATAATGAAATTTGCCGCTGGGAATTTGAGAATTGCATTTTTACCAGCCATAACATCAGCCTGCATAATTCAAACGGTATACCTGATGAGCAGCTTGCCATGGTATTTGGCTCGGTTAAGTTCCAGACCAGTATGATTACGTCTGAAGGTTCAACCAGTAAACAGGGTCCTGTTGGCTGGAATCAAGTCACTAATACCAAACTTTAA
- a CDS encoding GPW/gp25 family protein has product MLLQLLSDDNPVAQDEIPEIISDDGVLAAELLMLLSSRPRHYHVSDMPEICQSVINYGISDVFPGGISRSDRNIILESRILHALQLFEPRLKDVMVSAGNESYGCSSFIIEAEKNNAPIRFYLEWDDVLSHFSLR; this is encoded by the coding sequence ATGCTTTTACAGCTGCTGTCTGATGATAATCCTGTCGCCCAGGATGAAATCCCGGAAATTATTTCGGATGACGGGGTGCTCGCAGCGGAGCTATTGATGCTGCTCTCATCCAGGCCTCGGCACTACCACGTTTCAGACATGCCTGAAATATGTCAGTCGGTCATTAACTACGGTATCAGCGATGTGTTTCCGGGAGGGATATCCAGAAGTGATAGAAATATTATTCTTGAATCCCGCATTTTACATGCGCTTCAGCTTTTCGAACCGCGTTTAAAAGACGTCATGGTGTCCGCCGGAAACGAAAGTTATGGATGCAGTTCCTTTATTATTGAGGCTGAAAAAAATAATGCTCCCATCCGTTTTTATCTGGAATGGGATGACGTCCTCAGCCATTTCTCATTACGTTAA
- the tssG gene encoding type VI secretion system baseplate subunit TssG has protein sequence MDLSTIFSRYNFFQQVRLMLRRLKERPESNGTKSLTSDISFVSPLSLDAPAGEVGQIIRTEEGVWQVEVLMYGMTGALGALPTTYTEWMLERYYRYGDKTAKAFIDIFNNRLHALRYLAWLKYHYYASYELNSQRPLSEALLGLAGVMQSAPALQNEAFAGLFMHPVRSALNLETWLENLFSVPARVRSFTGGWLKVPSEQCCHLGHVRLTLGQAPMLGQMRRDRASGFTVELGPLPLSHAPQYLPGGKFYADLLKRIREYVGPGLAFSVEIITKHDRHGVPGGCLGVDLCLGQPGPGFHRVYLPVCREQE, from the coding sequence GTGGATTTAAGTACGATTTTCAGCCGATATAACTTTTTCCAGCAGGTTCGCCTGATGTTGCGGCGCCTGAAGGAACGACCTGAGAGTAACGGAACAAAATCGCTGACCAGTGATATCAGTTTTGTATCGCCTCTTTCACTTGACGCTCCAGCAGGCGAAGTGGGTCAAATTATCAGAACGGAAGAGGGAGTATGGCAGGTTGAGGTTCTGATGTATGGAATGACGGGTGCTCTGGGAGCACTACCCACGACGTATACAGAATGGATGCTGGAGCGCTATTACCGATACGGTGATAAAACGGCGAAAGCATTTATTGATATCTTTAATAACAGATTGCATGCCCTGCGTTATCTGGCCTGGCTTAAATATCACTATTACGCCTCGTATGAGTTGAACAGTCAACGCCCTCTCAGCGAGGCGTTGCTGGGGCTGGCTGGCGTCATGCAGTCTGCTCCTGCGCTTCAGAATGAAGCCTTCGCAGGTCTTTTTATGCACCCTGTGCGGTCAGCCCTGAACCTTGAAACATGGCTGGAAAACCTTTTTTCCGTTCCCGCCCGAGTGCGTTCTTTCACCGGAGGATGGCTGAAGGTTCCTTCTGAGCAGTGTTGTCATCTTGGTCATGTCAGGCTGACTCTGGGACAGGCCCCTATGCTGGGTCAGATGCGCAGAGACAGGGCTTCCGGCTTTACAGTGGAATTGGGCCCGTTGCCATTAAGTCATGCGCCACAGTATCTGCCTGGCGGAAAATTCTATGCCGACCTGTTAAAACGCATTCGCGAATATGTTGGTCCCGGACTGGCATTCTCGGTCGAAATAATTACAAAACATGATCGCCACGGCGTCCCGGGGGGATGTCTCGGTGTGGATCTTTGTCTCGGGCAGCCCGGACCAGGTTTTCATCGTGTTTATTTACCCGTGTGCCGTGAACAGGAATAA
- a CDS encoding type VI secretion system Vgr family protein: MLSGQENRFIRFVGQSASSLVLLSLEGKEQLSAPYDFTIRFRSTLTSSETASLLGEELACHVGSGQRSRYVQGVVTEMEEESDDRGICTWHARLQPRLALLKMGRNLSVYQNITVPDLVCRLLRGNNITDIDLRLHGSYAPHEYCIQYRESDFDFISRLLEQEGIYYFFCQTKDRHTLVLADHPSGHYRAITPELAYQPEAGKGEDGGISSWSSRVSLAVSSVHYKAFSFEQAATAEGECLCNNLEYSAQGISFVDAYDLSDRETLQSAARLKMEQLEAQTRYAHARIQAWWLSCGETFCLTSLPDQAGEYIMHSLTFQAVSNLDDGLPDFKCNASVFDTARVWRPECVTPVPDIPGVLTATVVGPASEDVHTDEYGRIKIQFPWDSENKNDDSSSCWVRVSQPWSGARFGAMFIPRIGSEVVVSFLLGNPDNPLVTGTVSNGRNLPLLNLPGEKEQAGFVSRSSLNGSVEEGHQLRFDDKKGEEKLTLVAQKDMDVVVKNNLTTAVTSAVKETIGSDRSTEITKGNDALILHQGNCNLTLEQGDFNTLLQQGNMALGLQQGNYSLKINGHLQQNLKDGSHSLSISGGGSTIKADKRCVIESTQAVELKVGSSKISITPAGITLSGTTIKIEGTATAELGGAMVTIKGSGMTQVKGGVVMIG; this comes from the coding sequence ATGTTATCAGGTCAGGAAAATCGCTTTATCCGTTTTGTCGGACAGTCTGCATCGTCTCTGGTTCTGTTGTCCCTGGAAGGTAAAGAACAGTTGTCTGCGCCGTACGACTTCACAATCCGCTTTCGTTCAACACTGACATCGTCAGAAACGGCGAGTTTGCTGGGTGAGGAACTTGCCTGCCATGTTGGTTCAGGACAGCGCTCGCGTTATGTGCAGGGGGTCGTAACAGAAATGGAAGAAGAAAGCGATGACAGGGGGATCTGTACCTGGCACGCACGGTTACAGCCTCGCCTGGCTCTGCTGAAAATGGGCCGTAATCTGTCCGTATATCAGAATATAACGGTACCCGACCTGGTGTGTCGTTTGTTACGCGGGAATAACATCACCGATATTGACCTGCGGTTACATGGCAGTTATGCACCGCATGAATACTGTATTCAATACCGTGAATCGGACTTTGATTTTATCAGCCGACTTCTTGAGCAGGAAGGAATTTACTATTTCTTCTGCCAGACCAAAGATCGACATACGCTTGTCCTGGCCGATCATCCATCCGGTCACTACCGTGCAATAACACCTGAGCTGGCCTATCAGCCTGAAGCGGGAAAGGGTGAGGATGGCGGCATTTCGAGCTGGTCATCCCGTGTAAGTCTGGCAGTGTCTTCTGTTCATTATAAAGCGTTCAGTTTCGAACAGGCGGCTACCGCAGAGGGCGAATGTCTGTGTAATAACCTGGAATACAGTGCTCAGGGGATCAGTTTCGTTGATGCGTATGACCTGAGTGACCGGGAGACGCTGCAAAGCGCTGCACGGCTGAAAATGGAGCAGCTTGAAGCGCAGACCCGCTATGCGCATGCCCGCATTCAGGCATGGTGGCTAAGTTGCGGCGAGACGTTCTGTCTCACGTCGCTGCCTGATCAGGCAGGCGAATATATTATGCATTCCCTGACATTTCAGGCTGTCAGCAACCTGGATGATGGTTTACCCGATTTTAAGTGTAACGCGTCAGTTTTTGATACCGCCAGAGTGTGGCGGCCTGAGTGTGTCACGCCCGTACCTGACATACCCGGAGTACTTACGGCGACTGTGGTCGGTCCTGCCTCTGAAGATGTGCATACGGATGAGTACGGCCGCATAAAAATACAGTTCCCCTGGGACAGCGAAAATAAGAATGATGACAGCAGTTCCTGCTGGGTCAGGGTATCTCAGCCCTGGAGCGGCGCGCGCTTCGGTGCCATGTTCATCCCCCGCATCGGCAGTGAGGTGGTGGTTAGTTTCCTGCTCGGCAATCCTGACAATCCGCTTGTTACCGGCACCGTCTCCAACGGCAGGAACCTTCCTTTGCTTAACCTGCCCGGTGAGAAAGAACAGGCGGGATTTGTATCAAGAAGTTCTCTCAATGGTTCAGTGGAAGAGGGGCATCAGCTCCGTTTTGACGACAAAAAAGGAGAAGAAAAGCTAACTCTCGTCGCCCAAAAAGATATGGATGTGGTGGTCAAAAATAATCTGACGACGGCCGTTACTTCTGCGGTTAAAGAGACCATCGGCTCTGATCGCTCCACGGAAATCACCAAAGGAAACGATGCGCTCATTCTGCATCAGGGAAATTGTAACCTGACCCTGGAACAGGGAGATTTTAACACCCTCCTTCAACAGGGAAACATGGCGCTGGGTCTGCAGCAGGGGAATTACAGCCTGAAAATTAATGGTCACCTGCAGCAAAATCTGAAAGACGGAAGCCATTCACTCAGCATATCCGGGGGAGGCAGCACAATAAAGGCAGATAAGCGCTGTGTTATCGAGTCAACCCAGGCGGTTGAGCTGAAAGTGGGCAGCAGCAAAATCTCCATTACCCCGGCCGGAATAACGCTGAGCGGCACCACCATCAAAATTGAAGGGACAGCCACGGCAGAACTGGGTGGTGCAATGGTCACGATCAAAGGAAGCGGCATGACCCAGGTCAAAGGTGGCGTGGTCATGATTGGCTGA